One Cryptosporangium phraense genomic window carries:
- a CDS encoding MFS transporter yields MTTLAPSASLIETHRPSRGFWLVAGAFLTAMAFSTVPAPLYAIYHLSPFVVTVVFAMYAVGVVVSLLLAGHISDWVGRKRILIPALALEVLAAVVFLSSTALPALLLARLVSGLGVGLITATATAWLSELHFLDRPDSSSTRFEVVSTAANIGGLGVGPLVSGVLAQYVDAPLRTPYLVFAVLLLLAIVGVGISRETVEIRPERPAWRPQRVRIIGRRYLAAATTAFTAFAVFGLFNSLAPGFVSGTLHHPSRALAGLIVFVVFGAAAAAQTATSRVRPGARFCGGLAVEAVGLIVLATGMAQASLAGFLVGGALAGAGAGVVFKSAIGSVVASAAPEARGEALAGLFLIAYLGLVIPSLALGVATQLIGATAAMLWFTGALLALLATGALLAPKTSRDR; encoded by the coding sequence ATGACCACCCTGGCTCCATCCGCTTCACTGATCGAGACCCACCGCCCATCACGAGGGTTCTGGCTCGTCGCCGGCGCATTCCTCACCGCGATGGCCTTCTCGACCGTCCCCGCTCCGCTCTACGCGATCTACCACCTCTCGCCCTTCGTCGTCACGGTCGTGTTCGCGATGTACGCGGTCGGCGTGGTGGTCAGCCTGCTGCTCGCCGGGCACATCTCCGACTGGGTGGGACGCAAGCGCATCCTGATCCCCGCACTCGCGCTCGAGGTTCTCGCCGCGGTCGTCTTCCTCAGCTCCACCGCGTTGCCGGCTCTCCTGCTGGCCCGTCTGGTGTCCGGGCTCGGCGTCGGGCTGATCACGGCGACCGCGACGGCCTGGCTGTCCGAACTGCACTTCCTGGACCGCCCCGATTCGAGCAGCACCCGCTTCGAGGTGGTCTCCACCGCCGCGAACATCGGCGGGCTCGGCGTCGGGCCGTTGGTGTCCGGGGTGCTCGCCCAATACGTCGACGCACCGCTGCGGACGCCGTACCTCGTGTTCGCCGTGCTGTTGCTGCTGGCGATCGTCGGCGTGGGGATTTCGAGGGAGACGGTCGAGATTCGACCGGAGCGTCCGGCCTGGCGTCCGCAGCGGGTGCGGATCATCGGGCGCCGGTACCTGGCCGCGGCCACCACCGCCTTCACCGCGTTCGCGGTCTTCGGCCTGTTCAACTCGCTCGCGCCCGGCTTCGTGTCGGGGACGCTGCACCACCCGAGCCGGGCGCTGGCCGGCCTGATCGTCTTCGTCGTGTTCGGAGCCGCCGCCGCGGCCCAGACCGCGACCAGCCGGGTCCGCCCAGGCGCCCGGTTCTGCGGCGGGCTCGCCGTCGAGGCCGTCGGTCTGATCGTCCTGGCCACCGGCATGGCGCAGGCGAGCCTGGCCGGATTCCTGGTGGGTGGCGCGCTGGCCGGTGCCGGGGCCGGCGTCGTCTTCAAGTCGGCGATCGGGTCGGTCGTGGCCTCGGCTGCCCCGGAGGCTCGGGGCGAGGCTCTCGCCGGGCTGTTCCTGATCGCGTACCTCGGTCTGGTGATCCCGTCGCTGGCCCTCGGCGTCGCGACCCAGCTCATCGGCGCGACGGCGGCGATGCTCTGGTTCACCGGCGCGCTGCTGGCGCTCCTGGCCACGGGCGCCCTGCTCGCTCCGAAGACGTCACGGGATCGGTA